Proteins from a genomic interval of Medicago truncatula cultivar Jemalong A17 chromosome 3, MtrunA17r5.0-ANR, whole genome shotgun sequence:
- the LOC11424973 gene encoding probable mediator of RNA polymerase II transcription subunit 26c, whose amino-acid sequence MDLDDFRSILHTAGVDVWMFIDTAISVAAQDNAGELKRRRDGIVERLYAASTEGIPMCQNCDGGQRLVTNDNQIKKENSPSLSPERQPRRGGASSPPTPQSEGNEDGEDEEIDPYGGLFDDEQKKILEIKELLEDPHQSEDTLMELLQNLVDIDITFQELKETDIGRNVNQLRKHPSSDVRRLVKLLVKKWKEIVDDWVKQNPQRGKSTLMADGDSPLQKTTPNGHNHQIPDFAYSPNPHNGSSGSDRNTSEAEPKPKPKSVPRKDPPPKPRPSPPVTAPTSAPQNRQREQKESNFDAERLAAARKRLQANYKEADNAKKQRTIQVMDIHELPKSKAKSGYFAKHKGGGSSQGRQHW is encoded by the exons ATGGATTTGGACGATTTCCGATCTATATTACACACGGCGGGCGTTGACGTGTGGATGTTCATCGACACGGCGATCTCCGTCGCTGCGCAGGATAACGCCGGTGAGCTAAAGAGGAGAAGAGACGGAATCGTGGAGCGTCTTTACGCGGCTTCGACGGAGGGTATTCCGATGTGTCAGAATTGCGATGGAGGTCAACGTCTCGTGACAAACGATAACCAAATCAAGAAAGAGAACAGTCCTAGCCTGAGTCCGGAACGACAACCGCGCCGCGGCGGAGCTTCTTCTCCTCCGACGCCGCAGTCTGAAGGAAACGAAGACGGTGAAGATGAGGAGATAGATCCGTACGGTGGTTTGTTTGATGATGAACAGAAGAAGATTCTAGAGATTAAAGAGCTTCTAGAAGATCCTCATCAG tcCGAAGACACTTTGATGGAGTTGCTACAAAATCTGGTGGATATTGATATTACATTCCAAGAGTTGAAG GAAACTGACATCGGGAGGAACGTGAATCAGTTGCGAAAACATCCATCTAGCGATGTTCGCCGATTGGTGAAGCTACTTGTCAA GAAGTGGAAAGAAATAGTTGATGACTGGGTGAAGCAGAATCCACAAAGAGGGAAAAGCACTCTCATGG CTGATGGAGACTCTCCTTTGCAGAAAACCACCCCAAATGGGCATAATCATCAG ATTCCTGATTTTGCGTACTCTCCAAATCCACACA ATGGGAGCTCTGGTTCCGACCGTAACACCTCCGAAGctgaaccaaaaccaaaacctaaATCAGTACCTCGCAAAGACCCACCTCCAAAACCAAGGCCATCACCCCCAGTTACCGCCCCTACCTCTGCTCCTCAAAAT AGACAGAGAGAACAGAAAGAGAGCAATTTTGATGCAGAGAGGCTGGCTGCTGCAAGAAAACGGCTTCAAGCGAACTACAAAGAGGCTGATAATG CAAAAAAGCAAAGAACAATTCAGGTGATGGACATACATGAGTTACCTAAGTCAAAAGCAAAGAGTGGTTACTTTGCAAAGCACAAAGGTGGTGGCAGTTCTCAAGGAAGGCAGCACTGGTGA